One genomic window of Ziziphus jujuba cultivar Dongzao chromosome 4, ASM3175591v1 includes the following:
- the LOC132803502 gene encoding uncharacterized protein LOC132803502: MVWSNSISHFLKHKFEEQRVTYPSCKMSELQNMICKVLLKETRKENLQPGDHIYTWTRANTKEHGIYLDAENVIHFTQGRPGARSDGHHCTCPKCRDRDQSSVHGVVCCCIDCFRSGADHLYLFEYDVNPALILTKLGGGTTLALADQPDVVLDRALSFLTSNDSSSHYRFINNGKDFAMYCKTGLVVIDNINFSRSWQTAVFFLAVTVTFFLSLQQLTAATFTGVAATCFGLYCIYRFGSDIGARPNVIKVDRVKNLPDVDEKLSSAAFGFRPFQSLVDLFIVLLMAHFNTQLLSSVLMWSQPLQLRSETPRAVWILAWIIFFYSAILQGRLFSNKIHKKQLKPGDHIYTWRHNSCSTNAHHGIYVGDSDGEVINLIRGVDPILPISASSHSSDIPISTTSAASSRVEYCSLDSFLNGDEVYLYKYGVSLAFFIAKIFGGTCTLCSTDRPETIMYRSRRELNTGSGIGAYNIFNNSCEDFAIYCKTGLHSRNRIINLGWNGQIESYFGMFYAITIFKFTFLPSNPIGVAATVYFIYSMFRFVADPTHCGKAYQVRLKTLPSWRRRDRFPIMPQFMYLGDKIFLF, translated from the exons ATGGTGTGGTCGAATTCAATTTCCCATTTCCTAAAACACAAGTTTGAAGAACAGAGAGTAACATATCCCAGTTGTAAGATGAGTGAACTGCAGAACATGATCTGTAAGGTGCTTCTCAAGGAAACCAGGAAGGAAAACCTGCAGCCTGGAGATCACATCTACACATGGACACGAGCCAATACAAAAGAACATG GAATATATTTGGATGCTGAAAACGTGATCCACTTCACTCAAGGTCGACCAGGAGCAAGGTCAGACGGTCATCATTGTACATGTCCAAAATGCAGAGACCGTGATCAATCAAGTGTTCATGGTGTGGTCTGTTGCTGCATAGATTGTTTCCGTTCTGGTGCAGATCATCTCTATCTCTTTGAATATGATGTTAATCCAGCTCTCATCCTCACCAAACTCGGAGGAGGTACAACTCTTGCCCTTGCTGACCAGCCTGACGTTGTGCTGGACCGTGCACTTAGTTTCCTTACTAGCAATGACTCCAGTAGCCACTATCGTTTCATAAACAATGGTAAAGACTTTGCAATGTATTGCAAAACAGGCTTGGTAGTTATAGATAACATAAATTTTAGCAGAAGCTGGCAAACTGCAGTATTTTTCTTGGCTGTTACTGTCacattctttctttctctgcAGCAACTCACAGCTGCTACGTTCACTGGTGTGGCAGCTACATGTTTTGGCTTATACTGTATTTATAGATTTGGCTCTGATATCGGAGCCCGTCCTAATGTTATTAAAGTGGATAGAGTAAAGAACTTGCCTGATGTTGATGAGAAATTGTCTTCTGCTGCTTTTGGCTTCAGACCCTTTCAATCCTTAGTTGACCTGTTCATAGTACTACTGATGGCTCATTTCAATACTCAGTTGCTATCAAGTGTACTAATGTGGTCTCAGCCTCTTCAACTGCGGTCTGAGACTCCTCGAGCAGTCTGGATTCTAGCATGGATCATATTTTTCTACTCAGCAATATTACAAGGA AGATTGTTTTCAAACAAGATACATAAAAAGCAGCTGAAGCCTGGAGATCACATCTATACATGGAGGCACAACTCCTGCAGTACCAATGCCCATCACG GTATATATGTCGGTGACAGTGACGGAGAAGTGATCAACCTCATTCGTGGAGTAGACCCTATTTTACCCATCTCAGCTTCATCCCATTCATCAGACATTCCCATAAGCACTACCTCCGCCGCCAGTAGTCGTGTAGAATATTGCAGCCTAGATAGTTTTCTTAATGGTGATGAAGTCTATCTCTATAAATATGGTGTTAGTCTTGCTTTCTTTATAGCCAAAATTTTTGGTGGTACTTGTACCCTTTGCTCTACTGATCGGCCCGAGACTATCATGTACCGTTCCCGCCGGGAGTTGAACACAGGTTCTGGAATTGGTGCCTACAACATTTTCAACAACAGTTGCGAAgactttgcaatatattgcaaaacagGGTTGCATTCAAGAAATAGAATTATTAACCTTGGCTGGAATGGGCAGATAGAATCTTACTTTGGCATGTTTTATGCTATCACCATTTTTAAGTTTACATTCCTACCTAGCAATCCTATTGGTGTGGCAGCTACGGTTTATTTCATCTACTCTATGTTTAGATTTGTTGCTGATCCTACACATTGTGGGAAAGCTTATCAAGTTCGACTTAAGACATTGCCATCTTGGAGACGTCGTGATCGTTTTCCTATAATGCCTCAA